In the genome of Arthrobacter alpinus, the window GAGGTCCGTACGTGATGTTGGAACCGCTGGCCGCAACAATGGCACGCAAGTTCTCCAAAGTCCCCGCCGCCACCCCTGCCGCCCGTGCCTGGATGAGGACATTTCCCAGCGCAGTGGCTTCCACCGGACCGGCCACCACGGGCAACCCCGTGGAATCGGCCGTCAGCTGGCACAGCAGCTCGTTTTGCGATCCGCCGCCAACAATGTGGATCACGTCCACGCGCTTGCCGGAGAGCTCCGCAGCCGTAGCAAGCGTTTTGGCGTAGGCTGCGGCGAGGCTATCGAGAATACAACGCACGACGGCGGCTGGCTGGGTTCCCAGCTCACCTCCCGCCGCCTGCACCGCTGCATGGATGCGGGCGGGCATGTTTCCCGGGGCGATGAACTCGTCGGAATCCACGTCGATCAGTGGGCCTCCCGCAGGCTCGGCGGCGGCTGCCGCCAAGATCTCGGGCAAGGACAGCGCCGGTGCCTGTGAACCCGGCGCCTCGGCGTCGGAGGCGTCTTGTCCCCAGGTGCGCATCGATTCGCTGAGGAGCCACAGCCCGCCGACGTTGCGCAGGTACCGGATGGTGCCGTCCACGCCGCGTTCGTTCGTGAAATTCGCCAGTCGGCTTGCCTCGGACAGGACCGGTGAGTCAAGCTCCACACCCACCAGCGACCACGTACCGGAGGAGATGTACGCGAAATTCGTGGTGGCTGCAGGAACGGCAGCCACGGCAGAGGCGGTGTCGTGGCTGCCCACGGCAACCACCGGGGTGGTCCGGGGCAAACCGGTCCGGGCCGCAATGTCCGGAAGCAAAACGCCGATGGTTTCGCCGGGCTCGATCAATGGCGGAAACAAGTCCACGGACAAGCCGAGCGCCGCCATGAATTCGGTGGCCCACTCCTGTGCCACGGCATCGTAAAGTCCTGTGGTGGAGGCGTTCGTTGACTCGGTTCGACGCTGGCCTGTCAGCAGGTGGGCCAGCAGGTCCGGGATCAACAACGCTTGTTTGCCGGCCAGATCCTGTTCGGTGGCTAGCTGGAAGATGGTGTTGAACGGCAGGTGTTGGAGCCCGGTGGTCTCATACAGCCTGGCGGCGGCGATGAGTTCGTGAACGCCAGCCACGGCGGTGGAACCCCTGCCGTCCCGGTAGCTAAACACCGGTCCGGCGAGGGCGCCGTCGGCAGCAACAAGGCCGTAGTCAACAGCCCAGGTGTCGATGCCAATGCTTTCAATCCTCGAGCCCTCCAACTTCGCATGCTCCGCGGCTGCCTTGAGCCCCGCGAGAACCTCCGCGAAAAGTGCTTCGAAGTCCCAGTGAAGAGAACCGTCAACGGCCGCGACGCCATTGGGAAAACGGTGCACCACCTGCAGATCTGCGATGCCCTCGGCGAGGCTGCCGACAATGACGCGGCCCGAAGACGCACCGATGTCGACGGCGGCAAACAAGGCTGTCATCGCAGAAAGGCTGCGGCTACGCCGGCGTCCACGGGGATGTGCAGGCCCGTGGTGTGGGACAGTTCGGCAGAGGTCAGCACGGCGGCGGCGTTGGCCACGTTCTCGGGCAGCACCTCGCGCTTGAGCAGGGTTCGCTGTGCGTAGTATTCACCCAGGTTTTCCTCGTCCACACCATAGACGGCTGCGCGCTTGGCGCCCCAGCCGCCGGCAAAGATGCCCGAGCCGCGGACAACGCCGTCGGGGTTGATGCCGTTGACACGGACGCCGTATTCGCCCAGTTCGGCAGCGAGCAGGCGCACCTGGTGGGCCTGGTCGGCCTTGGTGGCCGAGTAGGCGATGTTGTTGGGACCGGCAAACACGGAGTTTTTGGAGGAAATGTAGATGATGTCCCCGCCCATGTCCTGCTCGATCAGCACCTTCGCGGCCGCCTTGGAGACCAGGAAGGAGCCCTTGGCCATGACGTTGTGCTGCAGGTCCCAGTCCTTTTCACTCGTTTCCAGCAACGGCTTGGAGATGGACAGCCCGGCGTTGTTGACCACCAGATCCAGCCCGCCAAAGGCCAGCACGGCAGCATCCACTGCGCTTTGAACGGCGGCTTCATCCGTGACATCGGCCTTGATGCCGATGGCCACATCCGGGCCGCCCAACTCCAGCGCAACAGCCTGGG includes:
- a CDS encoding rhamnulokinase; amino-acid sequence: MTALFAAVDIGASSGRVIVGSLAEGIADLQVVHRFPNGVAAVDGSLHWDFEALFAEVLAGLKAAAEHAKLEGSRIESIGIDTWAVDYGLVAADGALAGPVFSYRDGRGSTAVAGVHELIAAARLYETTGLQHLPFNTIFQLATEQDLAGKQALLIPDLLAHLLTGQRRTESTNASTTGLYDAVAQEWATEFMAALGLSVDLFPPLIEPGETIGVLLPDIAARTGLPRTTPVVAVGSHDTASAVAAVPAATTNFAYISSGTWSLVGVELDSPVLSEASRLANFTNERGVDGTIRYLRNVGGLWLLSESMRTWGQDASDAEAPGSQAPALSLPEILAAAAAEPAGGPLIDVDSDEFIAPGNMPARIHAAVQAAGGELGTQPAAVVRCILDSLAAAYAKTLATAAELSGKRVDVIHIVGGGSQNELLCQLTADSTGLPVVAGPVEATALGNVLIQARAAGVAAGTLENLRAIVAASGSNITYGPRDRAII